The sequence below is a genomic window from Salinispira pacifica.
TGAAAGCCCTGGATGTTATTGAACAGCTGCGGGAGATGGGCCGCTGAGCGATTCCGGGCAGTCAGCCCGAATCCGTACAATTTCAGAAATACCACACAAAACCCGAAGCACCCGGTGTATCTTTCCGGGTGTTTTTTCTTTTCAGCTGGGGGCAATGTATGAACAAAGGTTTTGAAATTACCTGCAGTTGTGTATAATCCCGGCTGATATATCATGAATAAAGTGCGAATAATTACACGGATCATAGCCTTCTCAATTCCCCTCTTCCTCCTGTCTCTCATTCTATCCTACAGTGTGATCACCCAGCAGGCTGGGGATAATCTCTACGATACATTGAAGGATCTGCCATCCCGGGAGGTGGGGCTGCTGCTGGGTACAAGCCCAAGAACCCGCAAGGGTACAGCCAGCGAGTTTTTTCAAAACCGGATTGAAGCAGCAGTTCTTCTGTACCGAAGCGGAAGAATCAGGTACATACTTGCCAGCGGCGATAACAGTTCCATGCAGTACAACGAACCGATTTACATGCAGAAGGAACTGATGGCCAGAGGCATTCCTGCGGACCGGATCGTCCTGGATTATGCGGGGTTCTCCACCCTGGATTCAGTGATCAGAGCCCGGAAAGTATTTGGTCAGGAAGATCCCATTATTATCAGCCAGCGTTTTCACAATGAGAGGGCCTTGTATATTGCAGCATCACAGAATATGAATGCTGTGGCGTACAATGCAAAGGATGTTGGCGGGGTTGCCGGCCTGAGCGTGCTCGTACGGGAGGTGCTTGCCAGAGTGAAGGCCCTGCTGGATGTTCATATCCTGAATAGAACACCGAAATTTCTTGGTGATCCCGAGGCCATACCTCCTCTTGTAATTCCCGAAAATGATATGTCATGATATTCAGCTGAATCTCTCCTGGAAAACCCCGGGAATCCGCCTAAAAAAATCAACAGTGCACGGAAGCTTGTGAAGCACTGCTTTTTTTATTCAAAACCAACATATGTAACGCATGAAAAATACCCGACGCCATCAGTACCGTCGAATTTTCAGAAATATATATTTTTCACAAGCTTCGGTGCACTGTACAAAAATTGCGGGAACGTAACATAATGTGAGATATGATACGAATTTCCGGGATACTTATTCTCATTCGGCTGCTCATCATCGTATCTCCGGTGTCGGGCCAGGCAATTGACCCCGGCGAGTTGAATCGCATCACTGTTTCCAACAGCACAGGGTTTCAACTTCGTTATCTCTTTTATTCACCCACGGACAGCAAAAACTGGGGACCTGATCTGCTCAGCCAGGATGGCGGGCTTGTTGACGGGGGGCGGCTGCGTTTTTATATCCATTATCCGGGTCTGGAAAGCAGCTTCAGCTTTCTGGCGGTGGATGAAGATTTTGACATGTACAGGATAGACCGGTTTCCCGTATCCAACGGCCGGGAGGCCTACCTTGATATCCGTCTGGAGAATTATCTGGGGCCGGGAAAGGAAATGGAGTTTCGTGAGCTTGTTCTAACCAACAATTCCCGGACAGACATCTGGTATCTGTTTCTCAGCCCTTCGGATTCAATCACCTGGGGGGTTGATATTCTGGACGATGAAAGCGTGTTTATTGCCGGAGACAGCAGGAGGCTTATATTTCCCGCTGTTGGAGAGTTCACCCCCTACGATCTTCTTGCAATAGATCAGGAAAACTCAGCCTTGTACGCCCGGCTTCGGCTGAACGAAGACTCCGATACCTGGAATGTTGAAATCAGCGAAGAAGATCGCCGATAAAACCCACCATATCAGTTTCCACTTCCGGCGGTATTCCGTGTCCTCCGGCAAACTCTCGAAATTGTACATCCCACTCCCCGGATTCCAGAAGTTCTTTCAGCCGGGTTCCCCCTGGGAACGGCAGCACGGGATCCGCATTTCCGTGACTTATAAATACCGGCACCCGGTATTCCTGATCCAGCAGATGACTGAGTCGGCTGCGGTCAACCGCGGCGGACGAAAGGAGAATGAGCCCCTTCAGGGGAAGGCGATGCTCAAGGGCGGCCCTGAGTGCAAGCATGGAGCCCTGGCTGAATCCCCCCAGAATGGTATTCTCCCAGGGGATACCCAGTTCCTCCACATCCTCTACCAGCTGGTCAGCCCTGTCTCCCAGTTCGGGAATACTCATATCCTCAAGCTGATGAAA
It includes:
- a CDS encoding SanA/YdcF family protein, whose protein sequence is MNKVRIITRIIAFSIPLFLLSLILSYSVITQQAGDNLYDTLKDLPSREVGLLLGTSPRTRKGTASEFFQNRIEAAVLLYRSGRIRYILASGDNSSMQYNEPIYMQKELMARGIPADRIVLDYAGFSTLDSVIRARKVFGQEDPIIISQRFHNERALYIAASQNMNAVAYNAKDVGGVAGLSVLVREVLARVKALLDVHILNRTPKFLGDPEAIPPLVIPENDMS
- a CDS encoding alpha/beta hydrolase, with product MNFTWKQLESSSSHQGDEAENGNPGGHIILAHGFGAHAGDLAPLAQNARGNARWLFPQAPVTLQPGSYAWFPSTARDMQRVFDGEYFHQLEDMSIPELGDRADQLVEDVEELGIPWENTILGGFSQGSMLALRAALEHRLPLKGLILLSSAAVDRSRLSHLLDQEYRVPVFISHGNADPVLPFPGGTRLKELLESGEWDVQFREFAGGHGIPPEVETDMVGFIGDLLR